The segment GGGTGTAACGCTGATTAATCGTCAAACGCTACCGCTTTCGCTCACCCCGGCGGGGGAGGAGTTTTTGACCCTGTGCGAACAGGTGACCGAACGAGTGCGTCTGACCCGTGACCGTGTGCGCGAAATTAACGCCGGCCAGCAGAGGCGCATTATGGTCGCAGCGCCGCAAAGTTTGCTGCCTCAATTTTTACCTGAATGGCTGGCGTCTACAGGGTGGCAAGATCGCGTACAGCCGTATTTACGGGCAACCGGCTGGGTGGCCAACGACTACTTTCAAGCCTTAGCACGTGCCGAGTGCGACCTGGCTATCTGCTACTGGCCGATTGGGCGCTGCGATCTGGATATCGACACCAGTGCCTGCAACTATCGTGTGATTGGTCATGAAAGACTGATTCCAGTGACTGGTTTAAGCCCAGAGGGAGAGCCGCGCGCACTGCTGCCAGGGTCGCGCCCTCGGCCATTGCCTTGGCTTGCCTACCCAAAGCGTGGACTGTTGGGGTCTGCGGTTAAAGCACACTTGGCCAGACTCTCCCAAACTACCTATTTAACCGCGCAGAGTGAAAACCTTTACGCGGCGGGTATTAAAGAGCTGGTGCTACTTGGGTACGGCATGAGCTGGCTGCCCGAGCGCAACGTCGCGGCAGAACTTGCCCAAGGCACGTTGGTAAGAGCGGGCGATAGTCGCTGGGATGTGCCCATGGAACTACGCCTATACCGCCATCAAAATCATCGTCATGCGGAGCTGGATAGCCTCTGGAGCGAACTGGCGCCGCCCCGTGCATGAACCCGCATTTGATAAATGCTTACTTAAGAGAGGGCACAGTTTTGTATGTCAACCACCCTATTTAACCTGCAACGCGATCACATAGCGCACCTTCAGCGTGCTTATTCGGGTATTTTAACCGACCACGGGTTTGATAGTCTGGCAATTTACAGTGGTCATACCAGCGTACATTTTGCTGATGACCACGCCCCCCCTTTTCAAACCTACGGGCATTTTATGCACTGGGTAGGTTTAGCCGATGTGCAGCATAGCTGGTTGATTATTCAGCCAGAAAAGCGCCCACAGCTGTACTTGTATGCGCCCGCCGATTTTTGGCACTTGCCTACCCACCTACCCGAAGAGCCATGGGTAGAAGCGTTTGATATCCATTTATGCAGCGAGAAAATCTCCCCACCGCTTTCGGGAAAGGCTGCCGTTATTGGCGACATTGAGCGTCTTGCCTCCAACATCCAGCAGGCGCTAAAAGCAGAGCATCATCCTGAGCGAATAGTCCATGCTCTTGATGAACTACGGCTGTTTAAAACGCCCTATGAAATCGCCTGTCTCCGTGAAGCCAACCGTTTAGCGATAGCGGGCCATCAGGCAAGTCAGGCCGCGTTTATTGGTGCATCCGGTGAGCTGGATATTCAGTTGGCTTACCTGGGTGCCAGTCGTCAGCGCGAGTCAAATGTGCCTTACCAAAATATTATTGGTTTAAATGAGCATGCAGGCGTGCTGCATTATCAACACTACGACCTTACCGCGCCTAAACAGCGCTACAGCCTGCTAGTGGATGCGGGTCGCCGCTTTCGAGGTTACTGCGCTGATATTACCCGCACTTATGCTGGCCCTGATGCACCCGTGGCGTTTGGCGAACTGGTCACCGCCATGCATGGGCTGAAAGATGAGTTAGTCAAAGGCGTAGCCCCGGGGGTTAGCTTTGTGGCACTGCACGAACAGATGCACCACCACCTGGGTGAAATATTAGTGGCTAACGATCTTTTTAAAGGCTCCGCCGAACAAGCGGTTGCCAAAGGCGTTACGCGGGCATTCTGTCCTCATGGGCTAGGGCACTCTCTAGGTCTTCAAGTGCACGATGTGGCTGGATTACGTCACTCAGATGGTACTCCCGCCCCTGCGCCAGAGCAGCACCCAGCGCTGCGGCTTACGCGCACGCTGCGCCCTGGCATGGTCGTTACCATTGAGCCTGGACTCTATTTCATCGCTATGCTTCTGGCACCACTGCGCAACACCTCACTGCCCATTAACTGGCGTTTGGTCGACCAACTCTCACCCTGCGGCGGCATTCGCATCGAAGATAATGTGGCGGTGACGGAGAGTGGTTTTAACAACCTGACACGCTGAGCGATTTAGCGATGCTTTCAATTGCCTCAAACGAGCAACGCCCG is part of the Halomonas alkaliantarctica genome and harbors:
- the pepQ gene encoding Xaa-Pro dipeptidase; this translates as MSTTLFNLQRDHIAHLQRAYSGILTDHGFDSLAIYSGHTSVHFADDHAPPFQTYGHFMHWVGLADVQHSWLIIQPEKRPQLYLYAPADFWHLPTHLPEEPWVEAFDIHLCSEKISPPLSGKAAVIGDIERLASNIQQALKAEHHPERIVHALDELRLFKTPYEIACLREANRLAIAGHQASQAAFIGASGELDIQLAYLGASRQRESNVPYQNIIGLNEHAGVLHYQHYDLTAPKQRYSLLVDAGRRFRGYCADITRTYAGPDAPVAFGELVTAMHGLKDELVKGVAPGVSFVALHEQMHHHLGEILVANDLFKGSAEQAVAKGVTRAFCPHGLGHSLGLQVHDVAGLRHSDGTPAPAPEQHPALRLTRTLRPGMVVTIEPGLYFIAMLLAPLRNTSLPINWRLVDQLSPCGGIRIEDNVAVTESGFNNLTR
- a CDS encoding LysR family transcriptional regulator, with protein sequence MEIRWLEDFIALARTRHFSRAADDQNVTQPTFSRRIKLLEEEMGVTLINRQTLPLSLTPAGEEFLTLCEQVTERVRLTRDRVREINAGQQRRIMVAAPQSLLPQFLPEWLASTGWQDRVQPYLRATGWVANDYFQALARAECDLAICYWPIGRCDLDIDTSACNYRVIGHERLIPVTGLSPEGEPRALLPGSRPRPLPWLAYPKRGLLGSAVKAHLARLSQTTYLTAQSENLYAAGIKELVLLGYGMSWLPERNVAAELAQGTLVRAGDSRWDVPMELRLYRHQNHRHAELDSLWSELAPPRA